Proteins encoded in a region of the Amia ocellicauda isolate fAmiCal2 chromosome 19, fAmiCal2.hap1, whole genome shotgun sequence genome:
- the acadm gene encoding medium-chain specific acyl-CoA dehydrogenase, mitochondrial, with amino-acid sequence MMFFSKVLRCGAQTGMRLHGTSAKSAPGALNTVQRGFNFDMTDQQKEFQDMARKFAREEIIPVAPHYDKTGEYPVPLIQRAWELGLMNSHIPEDCGGVGLGIFDACLITEEIAYGCTGIQTAIEANSLGQMPVIIAGNDQQRKKYLGRMTEEPLMCAYCVTEPGAGSDVAGIKTRAERKGDEYIINGQKMWITNGGKANWYFLLARTNPDPKAPAGKAFTGFIVEADTPGVQPGRKEMNMGQRCSDTRGITFEDVRVPKENVLIGEGSGFKIAMGAFDKTRPPVAAGATGLAQRALDEATKYALERKTFGKLIAEHQAVSFLLAEMAMKVELARMAYQRSAWEVDEGRRNTYFASIAKAFAGDIANQVASDAVQIFGGNGFNSEYPVEKLMRDAKIYQIYEGTAQIQRMIIAREHLGKFMQ; translated from the exons ATGATGTTCTTTAGCAAG GTGTTGAGATGTGGTGCCCAGACTGGGATGAGACTGCATGGTACCAGTGCCAAAAGTGCTCCAGGTGCACTAAATACAGTGCAGAGAGGGTTTAACTTTG ACATGACCGATCAGCAAAAAGAATTCCAGGACATGGCCCGAAAGTTTGCACGAGAAGAAATCATCCCTGTTGCACCACACTATGACAAGACTGGCGAG TATCCCGTGCCTCTAATCCAGAGAGCCTGGGAGCTTGGTCTGATGAACTCTCACATTCCAGAAGATTGTG GTGGTGTGGGCCTTGGTATTTTTGACGCCTGCCTCATCACTGAAGAGATCGCCTATGGCTGCACGGGCATTCAGACGGCTATTGAAGCAAATTCACTGGGG CAAATGCCAGTCATCATCGCAGGCAATGACCAACAGCGGAAGAAGTATTTGGGAAGAATGACAGAGGAGCCCCTGATGTGT GCCTACTGCGTGACAGAGCCAGGGGCCGGCTCCGATGTGGCTGGAATCAAAACGAGAGCTGAGAGGAAGGGGGACGAATACATCATAAACGGACAGAAGATGTGGATCACTAATGGGGGCAAAGCCAACTG GTACTTTCTCCTGGCTCGTACTAATCCAGATCCCAAAGCCCCAGCTGGGAAAGCCTTCACTGGCTTCATTGTGGAGGCAGACACCCCAGGGGTTCAGCCGGGCAGAAAG GAAATGAATATGGGTCAGAGATGCTCTGACACAAGAGGTATAACATTTGAAGATGTCCGAGTGCCAAAGGAGAACGTCCTCATTGGAGAAGGATCTGGGTTTAAAATTGCGATGGGAGCCTTTGATAAGACCAGGCCCCCG GTTGCAGCTGGAGCTACAGGCTTGGCTCAGAGAGCTCTAGATGAAGCAACAAAATATGCCTTGGAAAGGAAGACCTTTGGAAAGCTGATTGCTGAG CACCAGGCAGTCTCCTTCTTGTTGGCAGAGATGGCAATGAAAGTGGAGCTGGCCAGGATGGCTTATCAGCGCTCTGCCTGGGAAGTAGATGAAGGACGCAGAAACACTTACTTCGCCTCCATTGCCAAGGCGTTTGCCGGTGACATTGCAAACCAAGTCGCAAGTGATGCGGTTCAGATATTTGGAGGGAACGGATTCAACAGTGAATATCCTGTGGAGAAGTTAATGAGAGATGCCAAAATCTACCAG ATCTATGAAGGTACGGCGCAGATACAGAGAATGATTATTGCACGTGAGCACCTTGGGAAATTCATGCAGTGA